The region taaaaattgtgttgtataaatttaaaaaatatataatatatgataaatacaacgatacataatttataacattaatataacattcataaattataacatagtcaacatatttttaaattatgattataatggtttactttgatgcatgtatatagttcaaataattacttgaactgtttttattaaaacgtaattttataaataagcatgtgtgatataatcaatatatatacaataaatatgtactatgtaagtgtaaatggaatgatatatgtataactaaaattatacatatttgtgaatgttcggtttggattggattggttcggttttggaaatcaaatccaaaatccgatccgatccaataaataatttcggttttttcaattttcagtccgttcagttttcggtttgattggatttcggtttttttggatcggtttgtcggttttgtttggattggttcggttatgaacacccctaatTCATATCACCATTTTACATCTAAATTGTCATTGGATAATTTTTAACATGTATGTTTTGTAAGGTgacagccatttttttttttgctttctttGTTCAATTGTGAAGATTTTTTGTTTCCTTGGGTGTCATACATATGTTTTATGTcaattttttgcattttttgtcCAATTGAGAATGATTGTTTCTCAACTTATTACTTCTAAATGAATGAAAGTATTTGCTTTCGGAAAAAGAAAAGTCCATATAGATTTTAGACCTATATATCATGAAGGCATTTTTGTATAAAAAATAGATGAAGGGACCAAAAATTAATAATTctctattttagagggactaaaatcaatgaaaaattaaatggGGACCAAATTCAATAATTGACTATTTTAGGGGACAAAAACCATatttaaccaaaaaataaagaatttaaatttaaaataaaaataaaaataaaagaaaaataaaataaaataagtctTAAAACTTCATATCGGTTATATATCtattaattaacatatttaaaaataaagatataagcatcaaattattttttatatattatacaTTAAATCGTTTTAGTTATACAAAAGTTAGAAAGTTAAAAACCTTAAAGATTTAATATAAATCACACTTCAAAGTTTCTAATAATGGGACAAAAGTCTTTTCATTTGTACAATCTCAATCAGATGTGGATGTGGTTACTATTATATAgaagttataaaataaaattactatccttttattttttagaaagaaaaaagatgTATTTAATAACagctttgagaacaaagcttaaGAGGATACAAAATAGGCATTTTTAACATGATActtcactttctttgtaaattaaaaaataaaaatgtaattttaaaataaaaatgtaatttcaaaattaaaaaaggaaaattgattaaaatattacgaaaataagtcttaaatataaatattaattaacttatttaaaatatatatctatatctatctatctatctatatctatatgtatatctatatctatctgtctatctatatctatatctatatctctctatataaaatataaaggaGAAGTTTAACAATCtcgagggtaaaatagtctatcaataaacaatgtttcatatttttttttacctatagacttttaagtaattttatatattatttgataTGTGATTTTTCAGAACTGTTCAATATTTAGCAGACTTTTAATCTCAGTCGTTCGATATTCCCCTTGAACTTCCTACATCAATGTTAGtatataactttctactattagattcaaaattattttaaatgaatttattattatttaatttatatgagttatggaatgtcataggtcaaaattaatattaaatatgatattagttatgaGTTCCATAAGACACATTTTATTAGTTTAGATTTGCTGAAATACTAATcgattaataattaatattaattaaaaacctTAAAACTTAAAGGTCATTCAACAAAAATACTCCATAACCCTTCCTCTTgatcttccttcatcaatgtcacTATATGAACTGATACTATTAACTATTAGTTTaaataagtttattattatttatttcatatgagttatgaaacacaaaaagacaaacttaatattaaataagatctttaaaaaaaaagatcacTTCTATCTATAAAGAACAATAAAATTGGtatatcaaaagaataaattcaaagcataaattatataaataaggATAAACgacacaaaaaaaaacactcatAAAAAACCTAGACAAAAAATATACaatcaaaaacataaattaacacttcgataaaaaaatctaattatcaaaaaaaaaattatactcatTTTTCATacgaataaataattttaaaaaaactgtaaaaaacacaatacaaaattaaaaagaatccccgtgcaacgcacgggtaaaaaatactagtatacGATATATAAACAGTTTTTCTTCCTACTTATAATTGTGCTTATTTTAATATTACATAGGCTATCATCAAGCCTCAATATATGTTGATCACATTCCAAAAGTTGTGCAAGGGAATGCCGGGGAGGTGCTAGAGCAGAACGATGAGAGAGATGTAAAGGCAGAGCTTTGTACTGAGCTAGAGCTGAACCAGGTTATAGATCGTAATGTTGGTTATCTATCCATGGTAGTTAGTATCGCAAGTATCGTAAGATACGTATCGCGATTCGATATGAAAATCGATCAACGATGCGTATCCCATGCTTGTATCTATTTGTGTTCATATCGCGCCGCGTATCTCTGGTATCGCATATGTATCGCTGGTATCGTTTCTAGGACTGAATCGCACGATTCCAACACAACTTGGATCCGGGTCGGATCCCGCGACCCGGTTTGAATTTTGAACGTTTTTAAgcttttttttcagttttttttttaaaacggTTCAAAATGTTGTTTCAACTTATTCTCCTAGAAATTATGAAGTGggtcatttaatttcattaaatatTAACCTAAAAAATGTTGTTTCACCTCCTTATTCCTTAACGCAACCCATTCAGTTTTGGTGCTTGTTGTGCTGCCTCTGTTCTCGGTTTCAAACTTTCACGTTGCTTGCTATGTTCTCTGTTTCAAGTTCAACTTTCACGTTTCAACCCTCTGTTTCACGTTTCAGCCTTGCTTTCTTGTTCCTCTGTTTCACGAATCACTATTGGTCCCTTGCTGCTCCTGTTTTTCCTTCTTTCACGTTCTCTTTATTTGCTCCTCTGTCTCTCCTATCTGTTCTGAATATGCCTCCAAAGAAGAGTAAAGTTAGAGACAGCACGTGGAACCACTGTGAGGATGAGAGTGAAGTTGAAGAAATAATTGCAATTGGAGAAGAAGGGGGTGAACAATTGGAGAACGAAGAAGATGACCTCAGTGATGTTGACCTAGGAGATGATTGATGATTGATTTAACTAGTTTGAACTccgaattatattttaattgtttGCATTTAGTCATTTTATTGATGTTAAGTACTTTAGTTTGGCTTATGACTTGGAATTATgttgaacttgaactttgtgAGACTATTTTTCTACTTATGACTTGGATCTTTGATTAATTTGAACTatatttatatgatatattagtatattatttaatttatgacttaattttttttgtgtccgTATCTTACGATACACGTTACGAAACGATACGCGACACGGAAATAGGGTCTAGCGATacacgatacgtatcccgatTTGACTACCTTGGTTATTTAGGCATACTTGGAAGAGAGCTTAATTAAGTTCAGCCAACAATAACCCCATTTGGTCAAAGCTAGAATTTCTCACCCAAAATCTTTCTCGACTTAATAGCATGTATGGAtaacttattttttctcaaaatatatTCTGGAACCCATAACTCATAGAAGCTTCTCTTTAGAATTGATCCTGTCTTTGAAAATCAATTGCataaggatttccaaacatgctattaatcAATATCAAACACCACTTTTGATGCACTGATAACATGTCCAATTGATTTTACTCCCATATTGATGTCCCTGAGCATCAgctcagtggctttggcttcTGGGTGAGACTTGTCACCTGCCAGAAACTTATGAAGAGCTCCATTCATTTCCACATAGCTCCAACCAGGTGGCTTCTGGATACCAACATTATCGATTGCTTTTCTCACGCTTGCAGCTTCGTCATGCTGATCCATGTCAGCTAGCATATTAGATAGCATCACATAACGGGCTCCATGATCATGTTCCACCGCGAGAAGCTCTTGGCAGGCAAGTTTAGCCAATTCCACATCTCCATGTACCTTGCAAGCACTTAGCAATGCTCTCCATATCACAGCATTCGCCTTAAATGGCATATTCAGGATTAAGTGATATGCTTCACTCAGAAGACCACCCCTTCCAAGAAGGTCAACCACACAACCATAATGCTCCATTTGAGGATTGACACCGTAGACAGTCGACATCGATTCAAACGGCTTCTTCCCCTCATCAACTAAACCACTATGACCGCAAGCACATAAAAGTGCAACAAATGTAACCCCATCCGGTACTAATCCTAATAACCTCATTTCTTCAAATAAAGTTATAGCATATTCACCAAGGCCATGATGAGCAGGACCAGAGATAACAGAATTATAGAGAATAGTAGTCTTTTTATCCTTACTTGTTTTACAGAATACATCCAAAGCAGTGTCTATACTTCCACACTTAGCATACATATCAACAACAGCACAACTGAATCCTCCATTTTGACCACAGCGCCAATTCTCAGCGGCATATTCTAGGTGAATCCTTCTTCCCAACTCAAGGGCACCCAATCGCGCACATTCCGAAAGAGCAGCAACAACATCAACCTCGTCTGGTTTCATTCCCAAACCCTCCATCTGCTCAAACAATTCCAATGCTTCCTGGAAATATCCAGCATGCGAGTAACCACTAATCATGGCTGTCCAACAAACCACGTCTCTTTCACCCATTTGGTCAAACAATCTTCGAGCAACCTCAACATCTCCTTGCGATGCATATGCACTCACCAAAGAAGTCCAAGCCGCAACAACACTCTTCCCTTTTCTAACCCCACTCACAACTCTCTCTGCCAATTCCAAGCACCCACATTTAGCATACATGTCAACGAGGGCGTTCACCAACAAAGCATTGTCACC is a window of Lotus japonicus ecotype B-129 chromosome 5, LjGifu_v1.2 DNA encoding:
- the LOC130719154 gene encoding pentatricopeptide repeat-containing protein At2g22410, mitochondrial-like, producing the protein MLHPLALSASYDRVKALLASSCRTIQQALQIQAHMVVTGLHNDLFLSTALISFFAANHRALRHSHLLFSLVTNPELFLWNAIIKAHSLSPNHAFSLYKSMLSSSSAPSPDSFTFPNLLKSCANERTPHLGLQLHCHLVKSRFHSHVFVANALLHFYCVFRDAHNAYKVFEQIHVRDCVSYNTMINGFVRASRAGCSMKIFGDMRGFGIQPDEYTLVGLLSACSSLEDQRVGRQVHGLVYWESGCLGDNALLVNALVDMYAKCGCLELAERVVSGVRKGKSVVAAWTSLVSAYASQGDVEVARRLFDQMGERDVVCWTAMISGYSHAGYFQEALELFEQMEGLGMKPDEVDVVAALSECARLGALELGRRIHLEYAAENWRCGQNGGFSCAVVDMYAKCGSIDTALDVFCKTSKDKKTTILYNSVISGPAHHGLGEYAITLFEEMRLLGLVPDGVTFVALLCACGHSGLVDEGKKPFESMSTVYGVNPQMEHYGCVVDLLGRGGLLSEAYHLILNMPFKANAVIWRALLSACKVHGDVELAKLACQELLAVEHDHGARYVMLSNMLADMDQHDEAASVRKAIDNVGIQKPPGWSYVEMNGALHKFLAGDKSHPEAKATELMLRDINMGVKSIGHVISASKVVFDID